A genomic window from Micromonospora sp. WMMA1947 includes:
- a CDS encoding DivIVA domain-containing protein, producing MRVFLRRVRRRRRSVLGSTCYRSSAYQPLRPWQVRERSFRTTQLGRRGLDPQEVREFLDRVAGDLAVVYDALAQSRRETDRIKNALRRWQSEQARARNERGYDR from the coding sequence ATGCGCGTCTTCCTCCGGCGTGTCCGGCGTCGTCGGCGATCGGTCCTCGGATCGACCTGCTACCGCTCGTCCGCCTACCAACCCCTGCGCCCGTGGCAGGTCCGTGAGCGGAGCTTCCGGACGACCCAACTGGGCCGGCGCGGGCTCGACCCGCAGGAGGTGCGGGAGTTCCTCGACCGCGTCGCCGGTGACCTGGCCGTCGTCTACGACGCGCTGGCGCAGAGCCGCCGGGAGACAGACCGGATCAAGAACGCGCTGCGCCGCTGGCAGTCGGAGCAGGCCCGGGCCCGCAACGAACGGGGGTACGACAGGTGA
- a CDS encoding PIN domain nuclease, with the protein MTQERYLLDKSALARWPKPAVAPVLDELSERGLLAVCGAIEIEVVHSARSAKDAKRARWLLRGFDWLAMPDDIWDRAIDVQVQALHKGNHRALSMADLLIAATAERHGVTVLHYDGDFDLITAITGQPTTWVVPAGKAD; encoded by the coding sequence ATGACGCAGGAGCGCTACCTTCTCGACAAGTCCGCGCTGGCCAGGTGGCCGAAACCCGCCGTGGCGCCGGTCCTGGACGAGTTGTCCGAGCGCGGCCTGCTGGCGGTCTGCGGCGCAATCGAGATCGAGGTCGTACACAGCGCCCGCTCGGCCAAGGACGCGAAGCGCGCTCGATGGCTGCTACGCGGTTTCGACTGGCTCGCCATGCCCGACGACATCTGGGATCGTGCGATCGACGTCCAGGTGCAGGCGCTGCACAAGGGCAACCACCGGGCCCTCTCGATGGCCGATCTGCTGATCGCCGCCACCGCCGAACGGCATGGCGTGACCGTCCTGCACTACGACGGCGACTTCGACCTGATCACCGCGATCACCGGGCAGCCGACGACGTGGGTCGTCCCGGCCGGAAAGGCCGACTGA
- a CDS encoding type II toxin-antitoxin system VapB family antitoxin gives MSRTILDVDDELLAEAAEILGTGTKKATVNAALQEVVNREKRREFADWLKSGGLPDLTDPQQASKPEAA, from the coding sequence ATGTCCCGAACCATCCTTGACGTCGACGACGAGCTCCTGGCCGAGGCCGCCGAGATCCTCGGCACGGGCACCAAGAAGGCCACTGTCAACGCCGCGCTGCAGGAAGTGGTCAACCGGGAGAAGCGCCGGGAGTTCGCCGACTGGCTCAAGAGCGGCGGCCTGCCGGACCTCACCGACCCGCAGCAGGCGTCGAAGCCCGAAGCGGCATGA
- a CDS encoding alpha/beta fold hydrolase encodes MSAPTGRVDTIVLIHGLWMTSRSWEHWAQRYAARGFQVLTPAWPGMDREVEDLRADPAPIAAQRIADIADHYAAIIRDLPRPPIIMGHSFGGLIAQLLADRRLGAAVVAVHPAPVRGVLKLPSATLRSGYSILHNPANRHRAVPFTPEDFRYAFGNTISQEQSDAAWERYAVPGAGHVLFEAAFANLDPNSATEIDKKRSDRAPLLITAGGEDHVVPASLASSIANLYRSSTALTGYREFPGRSHFVGGEPGWEEEADYALEWAVEAANEFSPTVVAEAPRRR; translated from the coding sequence ATGAGCGCACCGACGGGACGGGTCGACACGATAGTGCTCATCCACGGGCTCTGGATGACCTCGCGGAGCTGGGAGCACTGGGCGCAGCGGTACGCCGCGCGAGGGTTCCAGGTGCTCACTCCCGCCTGGCCCGGCATGGACCGCGAGGTGGAGGACCTGCGGGCCGACCCGGCCCCGATCGCCGCGCAGCGCATCGCCGACATCGCCGACCACTACGCGGCGATCATCAGGGACCTGCCGCGCCCGCCGATCATCATGGGCCACTCGTTCGGCGGCCTGATCGCCCAGTTGCTGGCGGACCGCCGCCTCGGCGCCGCGGTGGTCGCCGTGCACCCCGCACCGGTACGGGGCGTGCTCAAGCTGCCGTCCGCCACCCTGCGTTCCGGGTACTCGATCCTGCACAACCCGGCGAACCGGCACCGCGCCGTGCCGTTCACCCCGGAGGACTTCCGGTACGCCTTCGGCAACACCATCAGCCAGGAGCAGTCCGACGCCGCCTGGGAGCGGTACGCCGTACCGGGCGCCGGGCACGTGCTGTTCGAGGCGGCGTTCGCCAACCTGGATCCGAACTCGGCCACCGAGATCGACAAGAAGCGCAGCGACCGCGCTCCGCTGCTCATCACCGCGGGCGGCGAGGACCACGTGGTGCCCGCGTCGCTTGCCAGCTCGATCGCCAACCTCTACCGGAGTTCGACGGCGCTCACCGGCTACCGGGAGTTCCCCGGCCGGTCGCACTTCGTCGGCGGCGAACCGGGCTGGGAGGAGGAGGCGGACTACGCGCTGGAGTGGGCGGTGGAGGCGGCGAACGAGTTCTCCCCGACAGTGGTCGCCGAGGCCCCTCGACGGCGCTGA
- a CDS encoding SDR family oxidoreductase, translated as MTVRRADRVALVTGGSRGIGAAVVRRLAEDGIHVAFTYRTAQDSAKSVVAQIEAYGRTGLAINADSTDATAVVGAVERTVAELGRLDILVNNAGVFAGGPIESVSLDALDRAIAVNVRGVYLATQAAVRHMGAGGRIVNIGSSFASRVPAPGVSAYAMTKSAVNGLTRALARELGSRGITVNLILPGSTDTDMNPADSAGADGQRSHIALGRYATPDDVAATVSHLVGPGGRHITGASIAIDGGATA; from the coding sequence ATGACCGTCAGACGTGCCGACAGGGTCGCCCTGGTGACGGGCGGGAGCCGGGGAATCGGCGCCGCCGTCGTGCGCCGGCTGGCCGAGGACGGCATCCACGTCGCGTTCACCTACCGCACCGCGCAGGACAGCGCGAAGTCCGTCGTGGCCCAGATCGAGGCGTACGGGCGGACTGGCCTGGCGATCAACGCGGACAGCACCGACGCGACGGCAGTGGTGGGTGCCGTGGAGCGGACCGTCGCCGAGTTGGGGCGGTTGGACATCCTGGTCAACAACGCCGGGGTGTTCGCGGGTGGGCCGATCGAGTCGGTCAGCCTGGACGCCCTGGACCGGGCGATCGCGGTGAACGTGCGCGGGGTCTACCTCGCCACCCAGGCGGCGGTACGCCACATGGGCGCGGGTGGGCGGATCGTCAACATCGGCAGCAGCTTCGCCAGCCGTGTCCCGGCTCCCGGGGTGAGCGCGTACGCGATGACCAAGAGCGCCGTGAACGGGCTGACCCGGGCGCTCGCCCGCGAACTCGGTTCGCGTGGGATCACCGTCAACCTGATCCTGCCCGGCTCGACCGACACCGACATGAACCCGGCGGACAGCGCGGGCGCGGACGGGCAGCGGTCGCACATCGCCCTCGGCCGTTACGCGACCCCGGACGACGTGGCGGCGACTGTCAGTCACCTGGTGGGCCCCGGCGGACGGCACATAACCGGCGCGTCGATCGCGATCGACGGCGGCGCGACGGCCTGA
- a CDS encoding L,D-transpeptidase: MLFDRFAMRRPPGWLIAALAVPLLLVTALLVGRALTVTPVRQAAPPAAAPPATTAAPSPSPQESVPPAAPAPDDLPVVTYDPAPRGFPPDPDPADTRPLSEGLRPNRNVAAYDAPGGRPLAFLAPTISGVRLTVPIIDRRSGWTAVLLPSANRTIAWLPSGGWTTVVLRDQIVVERRTHRLTWSRDGRAMRTWPVSLGMSGQLTPLGRTFVLGRTPPPQAVYGGVDIFALGAIPDDPDAVPTGLRGAHIGLHSWYNDDTLGKNVTNGCIRLTRSAQRLLLTEVEPGTAFVVVDRLP; encoded by the coding sequence GTGCTGTTCGACCGGTTCGCCATGCGCCGGCCTCCCGGCTGGCTGATCGCCGCGCTCGCCGTACCGCTGCTGCTCGTCACCGCGCTGCTGGTCGGCCGCGCGCTCACCGTCACGCCCGTGCGCCAGGCGGCGCCACCCGCCGCCGCTCCCCCTGCTACGACCGCCGCGCCGAGTCCGTCGCCGCAGGAGTCGGTGCCGCCCGCCGCGCCGGCACCGGACGACCTGCCAGTGGTCACCTACGACCCGGCACCGCGTGGCTTCCCGCCCGACCCGGACCCGGCCGACACCCGCCCGCTGAGCGAAGGGCTGCGCCCGAACCGGAACGTGGCCGCGTACGACGCGCCGGGCGGCCGCCCGCTGGCGTTCCTCGCGCCGACCATCAGCGGCGTACGGCTGACAGTGCCGATCATCGACCGCCGCTCCGGCTGGACGGCGGTGCTGCTGCCGTCTGCGAACCGCACCATCGCCTGGCTGCCGTCCGGCGGCTGGACCACAGTGGTGCTGCGCGACCAGATCGTGGTGGAGCGGCGCACCCACCGCCTCACCTGGAGCCGGGACGGGCGCGCGATGCGCACCTGGCCGGTCAGCCTCGGCATGTCCGGGCAGCTCACCCCGCTGGGCCGCACGTTCGTGCTGGGCCGCACCCCACCCCCGCAGGCCGTCTACGGCGGTGTCGACATCTTCGCCCTCGGCGCGATCCCCGACGACCCGGACGCGGTGCCGACCGGGCTGCGCGGCGCCCACATCGGACTGCACAGCTGGTACAACGACGACACGCTCGGCAAGAACGTCACGAACGGCTGCATCCGGCTGACCCGCAGCGCCCAGCGCCTGCTGCTGACCGAGGTCGAGCCGGGCACCGCCTTCGTGGTGGTCGACCGCCTGCCCTGA
- a CDS encoding alpha-amylase family glycosyl hydrolase, which yields MHRRRCRAAALALGLAASLLVPVAAAAPPAAAATPGTKKVIVQLFEWNWTSVAAECTSTLGPKGYGYVQVSPPQEHVNSSPWWVSYQPVSYRIESRKGTRAQFQSMVNTCHAAGVKVIVDAVVNHMSGQENGGTGWAGSSYGHYNYPGTYSSADFHYCGRNGNNDIANYNDRYEVQNCELVNLADLKTESEYVRGRLAAYLNDLLSLGVDGFRLDGSKHMPAADIAAIKAKLNRSAYLVQEVIYGAGEPIQPTEYTGNGDVHEFRYGKDLARMFNNERLAYLKTFGESWGYLSSAKAVVFTDNHDTQRDGGVLTYRDRGTYALANAFMLAWPYGTPAVMSSFTYSGRDQGPPADGSNRITNVTCYSGWECEHRWPVIANMVGFRNATEGAGVSNWYDNGYQHIAFSRTGKGYLTINDEGSAVNGRSYYTGLPAGRYCDVVHGTFSNGSCSGPVITVDSSGWFAANVPAHDAIAIHIGAKLS from the coding sequence ATGCATCGACGCCGATGCCGTGCCGCCGCGCTCGCCCTGGGTCTGGCCGCGAGCCTGCTCGTCCCCGTCGCCGCCGCGGCACCCCCGGCCGCAGCCGCCACCCCCGGCACCAAGAAGGTCATCGTCCAGCTCTTCGAGTGGAACTGGACCTCGGTCGCCGCCGAATGCACCAGCACGCTGGGCCCGAAGGGCTACGGCTACGTGCAGGTGTCCCCACCGCAGGAACACGTCAACAGCAGTCCGTGGTGGGTGTCGTACCAGCCGGTCAGCTACCGGATCGAGTCCCGCAAGGGCACCCGCGCGCAGTTCCAGTCCATGGTGAACACCTGTCACGCCGCGGGCGTCAAGGTGATCGTCGACGCCGTGGTCAACCACATGTCCGGCCAGGAGAACGGCGGCACCGGCTGGGCCGGCTCGTCGTACGGCCACTACAACTACCCGGGCACCTACTCCTCGGCGGACTTCCACTACTGCGGCCGCAACGGCAACAACGACATCGCCAACTACAACGACCGGTACGAGGTGCAGAACTGCGAGCTGGTCAACCTCGCCGACCTCAAGACCGAGTCGGAGTACGTGCGCGGCCGGCTGGCCGCGTACCTCAACGACCTGCTCTCACTCGGCGTCGACGGCTTCCGCCTGGACGGCAGCAAGCACATGCCGGCCGCCGACATCGCCGCGATCAAGGCCAAGCTGAACCGCAGCGCGTACCTGGTGCAGGAGGTCATCTACGGCGCCGGTGAGCCGATCCAGCCGACCGAGTACACCGGCAACGGTGACGTGCACGAGTTCCGGTACGGCAAGGACCTGGCCCGGATGTTCAACAACGAGCGGCTGGCGTACCTGAAGACCTTCGGCGAGTCCTGGGGCTACCTGTCGAGCGCGAAGGCGGTGGTCTTCACCGACAACCACGACACGCAGCGCGACGGCGGCGTGCTCACCTACCGCGACCGGGGCACGTACGCGCTCGCCAACGCGTTCATGCTCGCCTGGCCGTACGGCACGCCGGCGGTGATGTCGAGCTTCACGTACAGCGGCCGGGACCAGGGTCCGCCCGCGGACGGCAGCAACCGGATCACCAACGTGACCTGTTACTCGGGCTGGGAGTGCGAGCACCGCTGGCCGGTCATCGCCAACATGGTCGGCTTCCGCAACGCCACCGAGGGCGCCGGGGTCTCCAACTGGTACGACAACGGCTACCAGCACATCGCGTTCAGCCGTACCGGCAAGGGCTACCTGACGATCAACGACGAGGGCAGCGCGGTGAACGGCCGGTCCTACTACACCGGGCTGCCGGCGGGCCGCTACTGCGACGTCGTCCACGGCACGTTCAGCAACGGCTCGTGCAGCGGTCCGGTGATCACGGTGGACTCGTCCGGCTGGTTCGCCGCGAACGTTCCCGCGCACGACGCGATCGCCATCCACATCGGCGCGAAGCTGAGCTGA